The following proteins come from a genomic window of Paenibacillus swuensis:
- a CDS encoding MFS transporter, translating into MSHNTLNYFNNLFQPVRQSRPFRYLWLGQLFSVLGSSISMVILPMVVYALTGSKVVMGTVMAVYMLPYVLMLPVAGLMVDRMNRIGVMVAADAVRCVMMLGMMFLLLQDRMTLPLLYSFMAVYGFMEGLFQPAYSAMRARVFTPDIRNAANALTQVSHQGVRLLGPAIGGLLISYVSAGVGYGIDAITYLISLCCLWFIRDLGTKRLIKSKIGWKSDLATGFIILKGHPWLWITIAVFSVLNIFFSGIVLILVPWLFKIHHGFTPFLYGLGVTFAGVGGVIAALLFGSRTSWRKRGWLAYGGVIISGVALLFLPFVAWGPGLVALMAVEGFGMMLFGLVWETSLQELVPEEAFGRVASIDLLGSFALLPLGYLAVGGLADWIGGQATMVLLALGGLLIAACALWVPAIRNFD; encoded by the coding sequence GTGAGTCACAACACATTGAATTATTTCAACAACCTGTTCCAACCCGTCAGACAATCCAGACCGTTCAGGTATCTTTGGCTGGGTCAATTATTTTCGGTGCTCGGAAGCTCAATTTCCATGGTTATTTTGCCTATGGTCGTATACGCTTTAACAGGTTCCAAAGTGGTTATGGGCACCGTGATGGCCGTTTACATGCTTCCTTATGTATTGATGCTTCCCGTTGCCGGACTGATGGTGGACCGAATGAACCGGATCGGAGTCATGGTTGCCGCGGATGCCGTTCGTTGTGTGATGATGTTGGGGATGATGTTTCTGCTGCTTCAAGACCGGATGACTTTACCCCTGTTATATAGCTTCATGGCGGTGTACGGTTTCATGGAAGGACTGTTTCAACCTGCCTATTCCGCAATGCGCGCAAGGGTGTTTACACCTGACATACGTAACGCGGCCAATGCGCTCACTCAGGTCAGTCATCAAGGGGTCAGGCTTCTGGGGCCGGCCATCGGAGGATTGTTAATTTCCTATGTGTCCGCAGGCGTGGGTTACGGGATTGACGCGATAACATACCTCATCTCTCTTTGTTGCCTATGGTTTATTCGCGATTTAGGGACGAAAAGACTAATCAAATCCAAGATAGGGTGGAAGAGTGATTTGGCGACGGGATTTATCATCCTGAAGGGTCATCCGTGGTTGTGGATTACGATTGCTGTATTTTCTGTGCTTAACATTTTTTTCAGCGGTATTGTTCTGATTCTTGTGCCCTGGTTGTTCAAAATCCATCATGGATTCACTCCCTTCCTCTATGGATTAGGCGTGACTTTTGCAGGTGTGGGCGGGGTGATCGCCGCATTGCTGTTCGGATCCAGAACGTCTTGGCGCAAACGCGGTTGGTTGGCTTACGGAGGCGTCATCATCAGCGGAGTCGCTTTGCTGTTCCTGCCGTTCGTGGCGTGGGGACCGGGTTTGGTAGCGCTCATGGCTGTTGAAGGGTTCGGGATGATGCTGTTCGGACTGGTTTGGGAAACGAGCCTGCAAGAACTCGTGCCTGAAGAAGCCTTTGGACGGGTAGCGAGTATTGATCTGCTCGGTTCCTTTGCGCTGTTGCCGCTGGGGTATTTGGCTGTAGGCGGTTTAGCGGATTGGATTGGCGGACAGGCGACCATGGTGTTACTCGCTTTGGGCGGTCTGTTGATCGCGGCTTGCGCGTTATGGGTGCCGGCGATCCGAAATTTTGACTAA
- a CDS encoding iron-hydroxamate ABC transporter substrate-binding protein, with protein MLTLILILVLAACGGGAEKNNTNGNSAKNGNNAANGNAQSGDETGTVVYKAANGDVEIPKNPKRIVLLADYFGYFQQLGIKPVGVSNYSFQNPFYEGLLDGVENLGDGKSAEKILALQPDLILTWDPNSVEAMKKIAPTVLIEFGKLNYKEQLREFGRMTGTLDQAEAWLTSWETKIAEVKPKVQEAVGDKTISIMQIDAKNVYVFGDKFGRGGEIIYGELGLNSTALTKAETIDKGPGYATVSLEKVPDFAGDYMFTSSWSMEKDGSEVYNTPVWKNLPAVKSGNVFNIHPIGYYFNDPISMEGQLKFIVESLTGQPM; from the coding sequence ATGCTGACCCTGATCCTAATCCTGGTGTTGGCCGCTTGCGGCGGGGGAGCCGAGAAGAACAATACGAATGGCAACAGCGCAAAGAACGGTAACAATGCAGCGAACGGAAATGCGCAAAGCGGGGATGAAACCGGCACAGTAGTTTATAAAGCGGCCAACGGCGATGTTGAAATTCCCAAGAATCCGAAGAGAATTGTGTTATTGGCGGACTACTTCGGTTATTTCCAACAGCTTGGCATTAAACCTGTAGGGGTATCCAACTATTCTTTCCAGAATCCTTTCTACGAAGGGTTGTTGGATGGCGTGGAGAACCTGGGAGACGGCAAGTCCGCGGAGAAAATCCTGGCATTGCAACCGGACCTCATCCTGACTTGGGATCCCAACAGTGTGGAGGCCATGAAGAAAATCGCTCCGACTGTACTTATTGAATTCGGTAAGTTGAACTATAAAGAGCAATTACGGGAATTTGGGCGTATGACCGGAACGCTGGATCAGGCTGAAGCTTGGCTGACCTCATGGGAAACGAAAATCGCCGAAGTGAAGCCTAAAGTTCAAGAAGCGGTTGGCGACAAGACCATTTCCATTATGCAAATCGACGCGAAGAACGTATATGTGTTCGGCGATAAATTCGGCCGCGGCGGCGAGATCATCTACGGTGAGCTTGGATTGAACTCAACCGCGTTGACGAAAGCGGAGACGATTGACAAAGGGCCGGGATACGCGACAGTTTCTTTGGAGAAAGTGCCTGATTTTGCCGGAGATTATATGTTCACCAGTTCTTGGTCGATGGAGAAGGACGGAAGCGAAGTGTACAACACCCCGGTGTGGAAAAACCTTCCCGCAGTCAAGAGCGGCAACGTGTTCAACATTCACCCGATCGGTTATTACTTCAACGACCCGATTTCCATGGAAGGTCAATTGAAATTTATTGTAGAAAGTCTGACAGGACAGCCGATGTAA
- a CDS encoding Ig-like domain-containing protein: MPYITRFNTTRNGAVTFTGNTMGLSKELSTNNQGLRDSIGAFITLNSSLRATNFPAGTTLDYRLNESLAFLRMPTLSTVLYAELIWGASYAFGNVTVLDRINDSIRFTTPSGIFTVAPDPATAFNLAPLRTYYTRSANVTSLVQQGGPGAYRCGSIPGIVAPLNNSENNCGWTLAVIYANPTLPSRNMTIFAGAELVNAVAGNIATVSGFLTPVTGAVTGRLMVSAQEGDAGITGDQMRFGPNANGLQPIAGPNNPISNFFCSQINGDNGLLDTSGTFGHLNHPPGTNEIGKRQGWDITNVDVSALLRNSQTSASLQGTSTGDVYVINGLGLQVDVNAPLFTATKTASAAMVLVGESITYTVTARNVGTASADFVLLSDSLPDNSNFVPNSLSINGVNQPGVTPESGVSLGTIAPGGSATVRYSVSVVSRPAGSNLANIAFINYSYQSFPGSPVTPGNGASNGVNTQVGNRPPVTQNYTFETPENLSASGQVTGSDPDFDPIEFSLNTPPSNGAATVNLDGTFTYAPNPFFVGMDSFTVLVDDGQGGTAISTITIVVTNQPPVTSDLEFQTPLNQSLSGQVTATDPNGDALTFRLNSSPTSGTVIVNPDGTFNYTPNAGFLGTDSFTVAVVDQNGAAVISTVRITVYNQSPTAESVTISTPENIAISGQITAVDPDGDPLTFTLNSSPINGTVIVTPTGGFTYTPALGFVGTDTFTALVTDSNGASVISTVTINVFDLPPVAQDLTITTPENFPISGTVTASDPNGDPLVFSLSSNPTNGTVLFNADGTFTYTPATGFVGSDSFTFLVADPFGQNDSATVIISVFDLPPIAQDYSVSTPENLPVSGKVVATDPNGDPLTYALNSAPTSGTVVVNPDGTFTYTPAIGFVGIVSFTYIVADPTGETDIGTVTVDVFDQPPAAQDMDLSTPENIPVSGTVTASDPNGDPLTFTLFSGPSNGVAVVNLNGTFTYTPNAGFIGTDIINVIVSDPFGLSDIATIRITVFDQPPVAQDVALSTPENFPVSGTVNATDPDGDPLTFVLYTAPLNGTAVVNPDGTFTYTPALGFVGSDAFNVLVSDPAGLSDIGTVRIEVINNPPVAQDLTLTTPQSIAVSGQVTASDPNGDPLTYTLNAAPENGIAVMNANGTFTYTPNTGFVGTDAFTYKVSDPAGASAIATVRIDVFNMPPITQNINLSTPENFPVNGQVTATDPNGDPLTFALNSVPVNGVAVVNPDGTFTYTPNTGFVGVDTFTVVVSDPFGASASSDITVTVYNLPPVTQNVFINAQENTPVNGQVPATDPNGDAIVFTLNTAPANGVAVVNPDGTFTYTSNVGFVGSDVFTVLVTDTNGGTAVSTVTVYVVTQPPIVQDLTVNTTTNVPVNGQVIATDPDGNPITFALGAAPANGTVIVNPDGSFTYTPNLGFLGTDTFTVVVSDNNGASTTGTVTVNVSNIPPVAQDTSASTPRNVAVSGPVPATDPDGNPLTYAVTVPAANGTAVANPDGTFTYTPNLNFIGTDTFTVTISDGLGGTATSVVTVTVFNQPPITNNLNISTPENIVTSGQVTAFDPDGDSLTFTLNSAATNGAAVVAADGTFTYTPNIGFVGTDTFTLLVNDGFGGVVASMVTITVFDLPPSTQNLALSTPENFAVNGQISASDPNGDPLSITLNAPPTNGTAVVAADGNFTYTPNLNFIGIDSFTIIVSDPFGLSAIATVTVTVYDLPPTVSDLALRTPENIAVSSQVNATDPNGDPLTFTLGASPVNGTAVVNPDGSLIYTPNTGFIGTDAFTVVVSDPAGATAIATVVVTVFDQPPTALNANYSTPENIPFAGQVAASDPDGDPLTYTLTNAPVNGVVALAADGSFTYTANLNFVGTDAFSVTVSDPAGLSANSTITVLVYDQPPTAQNLSLSTPENTPISGQVTATDPDGDLLTFALNSLAVNGTAVVNPDGTFSYFPNLEFAGTDSFTVIVTDPFGESSVATVTISVFDQAPVAQAISLSTPENTAVTGVVSATDPDGDPLTYTVNSFPANGTVILNTADGSFIYTPNPSFVGSNAFTVLVTDPNGLSAIATVNINVFDLPPVAQDLTLNTPASTPIQGQVSATDPNGDPLVFTLNSQALNGTAVLNPNGQFTYTPNPLFSGVDGFTIIVTDPSGLSAVSTVTINVFDQAPTIMAYSFITFQNTPVNGQVIAIDPNGDPITYTVNSEPLNGTVTVAPDGTFFYTPAPGFSGLDSFTVLASTPTGGTAVSTVQVSVINRLPVAQNLEITTSGTTPVNGQVVGSDPDGGALVFSLNAPPTDGTAAVNPDGTFSYTPRFGFVGVDSFTVLVTDSAGASSVSTVTVTVFNIPPLAENSLISTPANIRMLGQVTASDPNGNVLTYAIQDFPQGGTVLLNADGSFIYTPDIGFVGTDVFSVLVNDVNGATALSTITVNVYNLIPTADGAAVVVYFDTPIISKVTGTDPNGDPLLYTVIRNPLNGTVEVDIENGGFRYVPNPGFVGRDSFIFQVNDGYGGVSQSEVAINVSPLVPNLGPDGNNITLTTPQGQPVSGRAQATDPENDAITYALQHSPINGQVVVNSNGTFTYTPDPNFVGAERFTILASEGNGGSVVITVTINVIGGPVNPSGNRAPQINNLSLVTQENTPVRGKLSASDPDGDPLTFSLTQGPRLGFVQLNADGTFVYIPNAFTTGTDTFTVTVSDGRGGTATATVTITIEPDGEE, from the coding sequence ATGCCTTATATTACGAGGTTTAACACCACACGCAATGGTGCGGTGACATTCACCGGAAATACGATGGGATTAAGTAAGGAGTTAAGCACCAACAACCAGGGTTTACGTGATTCCATAGGCGCTTTTATTACTTTAAACTCCTCGCTGCGGGCAACCAACTTTCCTGCAGGCACCACACTGGACTATCGATTAAATGAATCTCTGGCCTTCTTGCGTATGCCAACCCTCAGCACCGTGTTATACGCGGAGTTAATCTGGGGTGCAAGTTACGCCTTTGGGAACGTCACAGTGCTCGATCGTATCAATGATTCTATCAGATTTACAACTCCATCAGGAATTTTTACGGTAGCTCCCGACCCGGCGACTGCCTTTAATCTAGCGCCGCTGCGTACCTATTATACCCGTTCAGCTAATGTAACTTCTCTTGTGCAACAAGGAGGTCCGGGTGCTTATCGTTGCGGAAGCATTCCGGGTATTGTCGCGCCATTAAACAATTCTGAGAACAATTGCGGATGGACGCTGGCAGTCATCTATGCAAATCCTACGTTACCCTCACGCAACATGACCATCTTCGCGGGAGCGGAGCTAGTGAACGCGGTGGCAGGGAATATCGCTACCGTCAGCGGCTTTTTGACGCCGGTCACAGGCGCGGTCACAGGCCGCTTAATGGTCTCCGCACAAGAAGGAGATGCGGGTATTACGGGGGACCAGATGCGTTTCGGGCCTAATGCAAACGGTTTGCAGCCCATCGCTGGGCCCAATAATCCGATTAGTAATTTCTTTTGTTCGCAAATTAACGGGGATAACGGTTTATTGGACACAAGCGGTACGTTCGGCCACTTAAATCATCCGCCTGGAACGAATGAAATCGGTAAGCGGCAAGGATGGGATATTACAAACGTTGACGTCAGCGCCCTGTTGAGAAATTCTCAGACTTCCGCATCTCTGCAAGGGACATCAACGGGGGATGTTTATGTTATTAACGGACTGGGACTTCAGGTGGATGTGAACGCGCCTTTGTTCACGGCGACAAAAACAGCTAGCGCAGCCATGGTGCTGGTCGGAGAATCGATTACCTACACCGTTACAGCAAGAAATGTGGGAACGGCATCGGCTGACTTTGTGCTGTTAAGTGACTCCTTGCCTGACAATAGCAATTTTGTGCCTAACAGCCTTTCCATTAACGGTGTTAATCAACCCGGAGTAACGCCCGAATCGGGTGTTAGTTTGGGTACCATCGCGCCAGGAGGTTCAGCGACCGTCAGATACAGCGTGAGCGTTGTATCCCGGCCTGCGGGCTCCAATCTGGCTAACATCGCATTCATTAACTATTCGTACCAGAGCTTTCCGGGCTCGCCTGTCACGCCGGGAAACGGGGCATCCAACGGCGTGAATACGCAAGTCGGGAACCGGCCGCCTGTCACGCAGAATTACACGTTCGAAACACCGGAGAACCTGTCTGCATCCGGTCAGGTTACCGGTTCCGATCCGGATTTCGATCCGATTGAGTTTTCGCTGAATACACCGCCTTCCAACGGTGCGGCCACCGTGAATCTGGACGGAACGTTCACCTATGCGCCTAATCCGTTCTTCGTCGGCATGGATTCCTTTACCGTCTTGGTGGATGATGGGCAAGGCGGAACGGCTATTTCGACAATTACCATTGTGGTGACGAATCAGCCCCCGGTTACTTCCGATCTCGAGTTTCAGACGCCGTTGAATCAATCCCTGAGCGGTCAGGTAACAGCGACAGACCCGAACGGTGACGCTCTGACGTTCAGACTCAATTCCTCGCCTACCAGCGGAACCGTTATTGTAAATCCCGACGGAACGTTCAATTATACGCCGAACGCGGGTTTCCTGGGCACGGATTCGTTTACCGTCGCGGTAGTGGATCAGAACGGAGCAGCCGTCATATCCACCGTAAGGATCACCGTCTATAACCAATCCCCAACAGCGGAGAGCGTTACGATTTCGACGCCGGAGAATATCGCCATCAGCGGACAAATTACGGCGGTTGACCCGGATGGCGACCCGCTAACCTTTACGTTAAATTCATCGCCGATTAACGGAACGGTGATTGTGACACCGACGGGAGGTTTCACGTATACGCCTGCGCTTGGTTTTGTCGGAACAGACACGTTTACGGCGTTGGTGACAGACTCCAACGGCGCATCCGTAATTTCCACCGTGACAATCAACGTGTTTGATCTGCCGCCGGTTGCGCAAGATCTTACGATTACAACTCCGGAGAACTTTCCGATTAGCGGAACTGTGACCGCTTCAGATCCGAACGGGGATCCTCTTGTTTTCTCGTTAAGTTCCAATCCGACGAACGGGACCGTTCTGTTTAATGCGGACGGCACGTTTACGTACACCCCGGCTACCGGTTTTGTGGGCAGTGATTCATTCACATTTTTGGTAGCCGATCCGTTCGGACAGAATGATTCCGCTACCGTAATCATTTCCGTGTTCGACCTGCCGCCTATCGCGCAGGACTATAGTGTCAGTACGCCGGAGAATTTGCCGGTAAGCGGCAAGGTTGTGGCTACGGATCCGAACGGCGATCCGTTGACGTACGCGCTGAACTCCGCTCCGACATCCGGCACGGTTGTTGTAAACCCGGATGGCACGTTCACGTACACCCCGGCTATCGGATTTGTAGGCATTGTTTCCTTCACGTATATCGTAGCCGATCCTACGGGTGAAACAGATATCGGTACCGTGACGGTTGATGTCTTCGATCAACCTCCGGCGGCCCAGGACATGGATCTGTCCACACCTGAAAATATACCCGTCAGCGGTACGGTGACAGCGTCGGATCCGAACGGGGATCCGTTAACCTTCACCTTATTTTCCGGGCCGTCGAACGGTGTGGCCGTGGTCAATCTGAACGGTACGTTTACGTACACGCCGAATGCGGGCTTTATCGGGACGGACATTATCAACGTGATCGTTTCGGATCCGTTTGGGTTGTCGGATATTGCAACCATCCGGATCACTGTGTTTGACCAGCCGCCTGTAGCCCAGGATGTAGCTCTGTCAACACCTGAGAATTTTCCGGTCAGCGGTACGGTCAACGCCACAGATCCGGACGGAGACCCGTTAACCTTCGTGCTCTATACCGCGCCGTTAAACGGCACCGCTGTGGTGAATCCGGACGGGACGTTTACCTACACGCCTGCCCTCGGGTTCGTCGGTTCAGATGCCTTTAACGTTCTTGTCTCGGATCCTGCCGGATTGTCTGACATCGGAACCGTCCGGATTGAGGTCATCAACAACCCGCCGGTAGCCCAGGACTTAACCTTGACTACCCCTCAGAGTATCGCTGTGTCGGGGCAGGTCACGGCCTCGGATCCGAACGGGGATCCGCTCACGTACACGTTGAATGCTGCTCCCGAGAACGGAATTGCTGTGATGAACGCGAACGGCACGTTCACTTACACGCCGAATACCGGCTTTGTGGGAACGGATGCCTTTACCTATAAGGTCTCGGATCCCGCAGGGGCTTCGGCCATCGCGACTGTGAGAATAGATGTATTCAACATGCCGCCGATCACGCAAAATATTAACCTCTCTACCCCAGAGAATTTCCCTGTGAACGGTCAGGTGACGGCAACCGATCCGAACGGGGATCCGTTGACGTTCGCATTGAATTCCGTGCCGGTGAACGGGGTTGCGGTTGTAAACCCGGATGGTACGTTCACGTACACGCCCAATACCGGTTTTGTAGGCGTGGACACATTTACGGTGGTCGTGTCGGATCCGTTCGGGGCTTCCGCTTCATCGGATATAACCGTTACGGTGTATAACCTGCCGCCGGTGACCCAGAACGTATTTATCAACGCGCAGGAAAATACTCCAGTCAACGGACAGGTGCCGGCAACCGATCCGAATGGCGATGCCATTGTATTTACATTGAATACGGCGCCGGCGAATGGAGTTGCGGTTGTGAATCCGGACGGAACGTTTACGTACACGTCCAATGTCGGTTTTGTAGGCAGCGACGTATTTACGGTGTTAGTGACAGATACGAATGGCGGAACCGCCGTATCCACGGTGACTGTATATGTTGTAACTCAGCCGCCGATTGTGCAGGATCTGACGGTCAATACGACAACGAATGTTCCGGTCAACGGTCAAGTGATTGCGACCGATCCGGACGGGAATCCGATTACGTTCGCACTCGGCGCCGCGCCGGCGAATGGTACGGTGATTGTGAATCCGGACGGATCGTTCACGTATACGCCGAATCTGGGATTCCTTGGCACGGATACGTTTACTGTCGTCGTGTCGGACAATAACGGGGCTTCAACAACAGGAACCGTTACCGTTAACGTTTCCAACATCCCGCCTGTCGCGCAGGACACTTCCGCATCCACTCCGCGAAATGTCGCGGTCAGCGGCCCCGTTCCGGCAACAGACCCGGACGGAAACCCGCTCACTTACGCGGTAACGGTGCCTGCTGCGAACGGAACAGCCGTGGCTAATCCGGACGGCACGTTTACGTACACACCAAACTTAAACTTTATCGGAACAGACACGTTTACGGTAACAATAAGCGACGGTTTAGGCGGAACGGCGACGTCGGTTGTCACAGTAACTGTATTTAACCAGCCGCCGATTACGAATAATTTAAACATCAGCACGCCCGAAAATATTGTCACATCAGGTCAGGTAACAGCCTTTGATCCGGACGGCGATTCGTTAACCTTCACGTTAAACTCCGCGGCAACCAACGGCGCGGCTGTTGTGGCCGCGGACGGTACCTTCACGTACACACCGAATATTGGTTTTGTCGGCACGGATACGTTTACCTTGTTGGTCAATGACGGCTTTGGCGGGGTCGTGGCCTCCATGGTAACCATCACGGTATTCGACTTGCCGCCATCCACACAGAACCTTGCCTTATCTACACCGGAAAACTTCGCCGTCAACGGTCAAATTTCGGCAAGCGATCCGAACGGCGATCCGTTGTCCATTACGCTGAATGCCCCGCCTACGAACGGTACAGCGGTGGTAGCTGCGGACGGAAACTTTACGTACACGCCGAACTTGAATTTTATCGGCATTGATTCATTTACTATTATCGTATCGGATCCGTTCGGTCTGTCCGCCATAGCAACAGTGACGGTGACGGTCTATGATCTGCCTCCGACCGTATCCGATTTGGCATTACGCACGCCGGAGAATATTGCCGTAAGCAGCCAGGTTAACGCTACAGATCCGAACGGAGACCCGTTAACATTCACATTGGGTGCAAGTCCGGTGAACGGTACGGCTGTAGTCAATCCGGACGGCAGCTTGATCTATACACCGAACACGGGCTTTATCGGCACGGATGCGTTCACGGTGGTTGTATCGGATCCTGCAGGCGCGACGGCCATTGCAACCGTAGTAGTGACGGTGTTCGATCAGCCGCCAACGGCGCTTAACGCGAATTACAGTACGCCGGAAAATATCCCGTTCGCCGGGCAAGTCGCGGCATCCGATCCGGACGGCGATCCTTTAACCTATACTTTGACCAACGCCCCGGTTAACGGTGTAGTCGCGCTTGCCGCGGACGGCAGCTTCACTTATACGGCGAATCTGAACTTTGTGGGAACGGACGCGTTCTCCGTCACCGTTTCGGATCCTGCCGGTTTGTCGGCTAACTCGACCATTACGGTTCTGGTCTACGATCAACCGCCGACGGCCCAAAATTTAAGCCTGAGCACACCGGAAAATACGCCGATCAGCGGCCAGGTTACAGCGACGGATCCGGACGGCGATCTTCTAACGTTCGCGTTAAATTCGTTGGCTGTGAACGGAACGGCCGTTGTGAATCCGGACGGAACATTCAGCTACTTCCCAAATCTGGAATTCGCGGGGACGGACTCGTTTACGGTGATCGTCACCGATCCGTTCGGAGAATCCTCGGTAGCTACCGTGACGATTTCCGTATTCGATCAAGCGCCTGTCGCCCAGGCCATTAGCTTGAGTACGCCGGAAAACACGGCGGTGACGGGCGTCGTCAGCGCTACAGATCCAGATGGGGACCCGCTGACGTATACCGTCAATTCATTCCCGGCTAACGGTACCGTTATATTGAATACGGCGGACGGATCATTCATCTATACACCGAATCCTTCTTTCGTCGGCAGCAATGCCTTCACGGTCTTGGTGACCGACCCGAACGGTTTATCCGCGATCGCGACGGTCAACATCAATGTATTCGACTTGCCGCCTGTCGCGCAGGACCTTACCTTGAACACCCCGGCATCCACACCGATTCAGGGTCAAGTCAGCGCAACGGATCCGAACGGCGACCCGTTGGTGTTCACCTTAAATTCGCAGGCACTGAACGGCACTGCGGTCCTAAATCCGAACGGTCAGTTCACTTACACCCCGAATCCGCTATTCTCGGGTGTGGACGGATTTACGATCATCGTTACCGATCCTTCAGGTTTATCAGCAGTCAGCACCGTAACGATCAACGTATTCGACCAAGCGCCGACCATTATGGCATACTCATTCATAACGTTTCAGAATACACCGGTAAACGGCCAGGTTATTGCCATTGATCCGAACGGGGATCCAATCACCTATACCGTCAACTCAGAGCCTTTAAACGGAACGGTGACGGTGGCGCCTGACGGGACATTCTTCTACACGCCGGCGCCGGGCTTCAGCGGACTGGATTCATTCACAGTGCTTGCCTCTACGCCTACAGGCGGAACAGCCGTCTCCACGGTACAAGTGAGTGTCATTAACCGTCTGCCTGTTGCGCAGAACCTTGAAATAACCACCTCCGGCACTACACCGGTTAACGGTCAGGTTGTCGGCTCGGATCCGGATGGCGGGGCGCTTGTTTTCAGCCTGAATGCGCCGCCTACCGACGGTACGGCTGCGGTTAACCCGGACGGCACCTTTAGCTACACACCGCGGTTCGGTTTCGTCGGTGTAGACTCGTTTACGGTGCTTGTCACCGATAGCGCGGGCGCCTCCTCGGTATCAACGGTTACCGTAACGGTGTTTAACATTCCGCCGCTCGCGGAAAATTCTCTAATTTCTACCCCGGCTAACATCCGGATGCTTGGTCAGGTTACAGCATCGGATCCAAACGGCAATGTTCTGACGTATGCCATTCAGGACTTCCCGCAAGGGGGCACGGTGTTGCTGAATGCGGACGGAAGCTTCATCTATACGCCGGATATCGGATTTGTAGGAACCGACGTGTTCTCGGTGTTGGTTAACGATGTAAACGGAGCAACGGCTTTATCAACCATTACCGTCAACGTATACAATTTGATACCTACGGCGGATGGGGCCGCGGTTGTCGTGTATTTTGACACACCGATTATAAGTAAAGTGACCGGAACGGATCCGAACGGCGATCCGTTATTGTATACGGTCATTCGCAACCCGCTTAACGGTACGGTGGAAGTGGATATCGAGAACGGCGGCTTCCGGTATGTTCCCAATCCGGGCTTTGTGGGCAGGGACTCCTTCATCTTCCAGGTAAACGATGGTTACGGCGGAGTTTCCCAGTCGGAAGTTGCCATTAATGTATCGCCGCTGGTGCCGAATCTGGGACCCGACGGCAACAACATCACGTTGACCACACCCCAAGGTCAGCCTGTCAGCGGCCGTGCGCAGGCGACGGATCCGGAGAACGATGCGATTACGTATGCCTTGCAGCATTCTCCGATTAACGGTCAGGTCGTTGTGAATTCTAACGGGACGTTTACGTATACGCCTGACCCGAATTTTGTGGGAGCAGAGCGGTTTACAATCCTGGCTTCGGAGGGCAACGGAGGTTCTGTCGTCATCACGGTTACGATCAACGTCATTGGCGGGCCAGTAAAT